In a single window of the Rhizobiaceae bacterium genome:
- a CDS encoding DUF2460 domain-containing protein — protein MTELSEFHDVRFPLAVAFGATGGPERRNEIVSLTSGREKRNQRFAHSRRRYDAGTGVRSLADLHEVMAFFEARRGSLHAFRFRDPFDMRSCPPDRAPGWLDQPLGSGDGTNARFALLKTYGTGADAYRRPIRKPVEDAILVAIDGVEKASPAFSFDQATGDIVFAAEEIPAPGQLVTAGYEFDVPVRFDTDSLSASLTAFKAGQFPAIPLIEVLL, from the coding sequence ATGACGGAGCTTTCCGAATTTCACGATGTACGCTTTCCGCTTGCGGTCGCCTTCGGGGCAACGGGCGGACCGGAGCGGCGAAACGAAATCGTGTCGCTGACCTCGGGCCGCGAGAAGCGCAACCAGCGCTTCGCCCATTCGAGGCGGCGCTACGATGCGGGAACCGGCGTCAGGTCGCTGGCCGATCTCCATGAGGTGATGGCCTTCTTCGAGGCGCGGCGCGGCTCGCTGCATGCCTTCCGGTTTCGCGATCCGTTCGACATGAGGTCCTGCCCGCCTGACCGCGCGCCGGGATGGCTGGACCAGCCGCTTGGATCGGGCGACGGAACGAATGCCCGCTTCGCGCTTCTCAAGACCTATGGCACGGGAGCTGATGCCTATCGGCGTCCGATCCGGAAGCCGGTGGAGGATGCGATCCTCGTGGCCATCGACGGTGTCGAAAAAGCCTCGCCGGCGTTTTCGTTCGACCAGGCAACCGGCGATATCGTTTTTGCGGCGGAGGAAATCCCCGCGCCCGGCCAGCTTGTGACGGCGGGATATGAGTTCGACGTGCCGGTGCGTTTCGACACCGACAGTCTTTCGGCAAGCCTGACCGCGTTCAAGGCGGGCCAGTTTCCGGCCATTCCGTTGATCGAGGTGCTGCTGTGA
- a CDS encoding gene transfer agent family protein, giving the protein MSANRRRGEIEAVLDGKPRRLCLTLGALAELEDAFAADDLGALVERFTSGRLSARDMIRVIAAGLRGAGEAIEDAAVAALRVEGGAAGYARIVSQLLTETFGGTDAQGIPQNP; this is encoded by the coding sequence ATGAGCGCGAACCGCAGGCGTGGCGAGATCGAGGCGGTGCTGGACGGCAAGCCGCGCCGCCTGTGCCTGACGCTGGGCGCTCTGGCCGAACTGGAGGATGCCTTTGCAGCCGACGATCTCGGCGCGCTCGTCGAGCGCTTCACCAGCGGCAGGCTTTCGGCGCGCGACATGATCCGTGTCATCGCGGCTGGGCTGCGCGGCGCGGGCGAGGCGATCGAGGACGCGGCGGTCGCCGCCCTACGAGTCGAGGGCGGGGCGGCGGGCTATGCCCGCATCGTCTCGCAACTGTTGACCGAGACCTTCGGCGGAACCGACGCGCAGGGCATTCCGCAAAACCCTTGA
- a CDS encoding DUF3168 domain-containing protein has protein sequence MASAAAELQMAIFAALKGDDTLVDALGGPKIYDHTRSDAAFPYVTFGRTSVYDWSTGTEIGTEHLFTVHVWSKAKGKKETLDIMGIIEARLNDQPLAMTGFRLVNLRQEFAETRFDEDQSVTHGLLRFRAIIEAG, from the coding sequence ATGGCGTCCGCCGCGGCTGAATTGCAAATGGCGATCTTTGCCGCGTTGAAAGGCGATGACACGCTGGTGGACGCGCTCGGCGGCCCGAAGATCTACGACCATACGAGGTCGGATGCAGCCTTTCCCTATGTCACCTTCGGTCGGACCAGCGTCTACGACTGGAGCACCGGCACCGAGATCGGCACCGAGCACCTTTTCACGGTGCATGTTTGGTCGAAGGCCAAGGGCAAGAAGGAAACGCTGGACATCATGGGGATCATCGAAGCGCGCCTGAACGACCAGCCGCTTGCGATGACCGGCTTTCGCCTCGTGAACCTCCGTCAGGAATTCGCGGAAACCCGCTTCGACGAGGACCAGTCCGTGACCCACGGGCTGCTCCGCTTCCGGGCGATCATCGAAGCGGGCTGA
- a CDS encoding NlpC/P60 family protein has protein sequence MAQEIVAEALGWLGTPYRHQASSKHVGCDCLGLVRGVWRAVYGVEAERPGPYAPDWAEAGGSETLLDAARRYCFERVDGAARAGDLLLFRWRPHLPAKHVGILVSDDSFVHAYEGHCVTVSALVPQWRRRVAGAFIFPEAVQVER, from the coding sequence ATGGCGCAGGAGATCGTTGCGGAAGCGCTGGGCTGGCTCGGCACACCCTATCGTCATCAGGCGTCATCGAAGCATGTCGGCTGCGATTGCCTCGGGCTGGTGAGGGGCGTGTGGCGCGCGGTGTACGGCGTCGAGGCGGAAAGACCGGGACCATATGCGCCGGATTGGGCGGAGGCGGGTGGATCGGAAACGCTGCTCGACGCCGCGCGACGCTATTGCTTCGAGCGCGTCGATGGTGCGGCGCGGGCCGGGGACCTGCTCCTGTTCAGATGGCGACCGCACCTGCCGGCAAAGCATGTCGGCATCCTCGTTTCGGACGACAGCTTCGTCCACGCCTATGAGGGCCATTGCGTGACCGTCTCCGCGCTGGTGCCGCAGTGGCGTCGCCGCGTCGCCGGGGCGTTCATTTTTCCAGAAGCAGTTCAAGTGGAGCGCTGA
- a CDS encoding DUF2163 domain-containing protein: MTTLNEHLAGALTTVCRCWRLTRKDGTVLGFTDHDMPITVDGTPCEPQSGFGASEAKQSLGMQAEALDVEGALSSASISDEDIAAGLLDGAAVETFLVNWRQPGDFALIGQSIVGKITRSDGRFVAELESRMRALDQPNGRYILRRCDAELGDARCRFALGGAHLGSGAVVAATGRTGATVSGLGLFAAGLFTNGLLTWTSGSWAGNSIRVVRHWKDGATVSVSLMVGNGIPQAGDTFSIVAGCDKTFATCRAKFSNGLNFRGFPHLPGNDQAYAYATDEGNFDGGAIVP, translated from the coding sequence GTGACCACATTGAACGAGCACCTCGCGGGTGCGCTCACCACCGTTTGCCGTTGCTGGCGGTTGACCCGCAAGGACGGAACTGTGCTGGGCTTCACGGACCACGACATGCCGATCACGGTCGACGGTACTCCGTGCGAACCGCAAAGCGGATTCGGCGCGAGCGAGGCGAAGCAGAGCCTCGGCATGCAGGCCGAGGCGCTCGACGTCGAAGGCGCATTGTCCTCTGCAAGCATTTCGGATGAGGACATTGCCGCGGGCCTGCTCGACGGCGCGGCCGTCGAAACGTTCCTCGTGAATTGGCGGCAGCCCGGCGACTTCGCGCTGATTGGCCAGTCCATCGTCGGCAAGATCACCCGCAGCGACGGGCGGTTCGTGGCGGAACTGGAAAGCCGGATGCGGGCGCTCGACCAGCCCAATGGCCGCTACATCCTGCGCAGGTGCGATGCCGAACTGGGCGACGCCCGTTGCAGGTTTGCCCTCGGCGGCGCCCATCTGGGCAGTGGCGCCGTGGTGGCAGCGACAGGCCGGACTGGCGCGACCGTATCGGGACTTGGCTTATTCGCAGCCGGATTGTTCACCAACGGGTTGCTGACATGGACGAGCGGAAGCTGGGCAGGCAACAGCATCCGTGTCGTGCGGCATTGGAAGGACGGCGCGACCGTCTCGGTCAGCCTGATGGTGGGCAATGGAATCCCGCAGGCGGGTGATACGTTTTCAATCGTCGCCGGATGCGACAAAACCTTTGCCACCTGTCGAGCGAAATTCTCCAACGGGTTGAATTTCAGGGGATTTCCGCATTTGCCCGGCAACGACCAGGCCTATGCCTATGCCACCGACGAGGGCAATTTCGACGGTGGGGCAATCGTCCCGTGA
- a CDS encoding glycoside hydrolase/phage tail family protein, whose amino-acid sequence MATIVLQAAGAFIGGYFGVAGAAIATAAGAVGGYLIDRALLGGSSTIEGPRLEGARPFTAEEGASLPRVYGAARLGGTLIWATRFVEVKQTTRQGGKGGGQKVSEYSYYGNAAFALCEGPIAGVRRVWADGQEIDLTRIEMRVYHGTETQPADPLIAVKQGANNTPAYRGTAYVVFERLPLDTFGNRLPQFNFEVLRPIGGPERDIRAMTLIPGSTEYGLATKQVKREHRPGETEVVNRHVLHAGTDLEASLDELAALCPNLEHIALVVTWYGSDLRAGNCLIRPAVVDNGAADYSQLWSVSGVEREYAVEVSRHAGHAAFGGSPSDQSVVQAIQAIKARGFKVTLYPFVMMDVPAENTSPDPYGGGYQPAYPWRGRITSHPAPGLAGSADRTSAARTQVAAFCGTVARTAFSVSGTSVTYGGPVGEWRYRRLVLHYAHLAKAAGGVDAFLIGSELRGLTRLRDAAGAFPFVEQLCAMAADVRAVLGSATKISYGADWSEYFGYQPEDGSGDVLYNLDALWSHPAIDAIGIDNYMPLSDWRDGDEYGGHPDEVTGPYDPAGMRAAIAGGEGFDWYYASTADRAARTRSPITDGAYGKPWVYRYKDIVSWWSNAHHDRHAGVESAGATAWVPRSKPIWFTEIGCPAIDKGPNQPNVFYDPKSTESALPYFSNGGRSDFAQKQFIKTHLDYWNPAAEGFENAANPVSDIYGGRMLDPGRLYIWAWDARPFPAFPLRSDVWADGGLWQLGHWLNGRAEAVAIGELINAILTDHGLPPADVSAVSGTAQGYLVADPTTARSSLESLVDIFGLDVWEGADGLVFADASAVRPVTIIEELAAEEGSPVVEATRMPDFDLPAELLIAYRDPLLAYQSATARQARPGAKGSRQDFLSFQGSLDAAQAASLLERRISDGWSDRQTISFAVAASTPGTQPGAHVRLAPLGADADYVVQQVEEGLTRRIVARPARPYAPSGWVPDLPVAPALPTVAGTPLALLLDLPMMPGVTSATDQFRIALWQKPWTLQAMYVSPETTGYVFRGSVRQAANAGRLVAALGSGFEGRFDRAATIEVELFDSEAASASRLQVLNGANAVAIRALNGQWEIAQFETAEEIEPNKWRFSSLLRGQLGTGDAAVAGAAIGADVVLLDAAVGPAGLKAGEVGLALNWRTGPATGDFSNENMATVTAVGGVRALLPLSPVHLTCRRAASGDFQLSWTRRSRIDADDWDMADVPLGEESERYRVEILNPGGSIVRSAEVAGPAWSYGGALAAADLPTAASFALRVTQIGTGGRAGLPATRTFSLN is encoded by the coding sequence ATGGCAACAATAGTCCTGCAGGCCGCCGGTGCGTTCATCGGCGGATATTTCGGCGTTGCCGGTGCGGCAATCGCAACGGCGGCGGGCGCCGTCGGCGGATATCTGATAGATCGCGCGCTACTCGGCGGATCGTCCACGATAGAAGGCCCACGGCTGGAGGGCGCGCGGCCATTCACGGCGGAGGAGGGGGCCTCCTTGCCGCGCGTCTATGGCGCGGCTCGGCTCGGAGGGACGCTGATCTGGGCGACGCGCTTCGTGGAGGTAAAGCAGACCACGCGGCAGGGCGGCAAGGGAGGCGGCCAGAAGGTCTCTGAATACAGCTACTACGGCAATGCCGCCTTCGCGCTGTGCGAGGGGCCGATTGCGGGCGTGCGTCGGGTCTGGGCGGACGGGCAGGAAATCGATCTCACCAGGATCGAGATGCGCGTTTATCACGGCACCGAGACGCAGCCGGCCGATCCGCTCATTGCCGTGAAGCAGGGCGCGAACAACACGCCCGCCTATCGAGGCACGGCCTATGTGGTTTTCGAGCGCCTGCCGCTCGATACCTTCGGCAACCGCCTGCCGCAGTTCAATTTCGAGGTCCTGCGTCCCATTGGCGGGCCGGAACGCGACATCCGCGCGATGACACTCATTCCGGGTTCGACGGAATATGGGCTGGCTACGAAGCAGGTGAAGCGCGAACACAGGCCGGGCGAAACGGAGGTCGTGAACCGCCATGTGCTGCATGCGGGGACCGATCTCGAAGCCTCGCTGGACGAACTCGCGGCCCTTTGCCCGAACCTTGAGCACATCGCGCTGGTCGTCACCTGGTACGGCAGCGATTTGCGCGCCGGAAACTGCCTGATCCGCCCTGCCGTCGTTGACAACGGCGCGGCCGACTATTCGCAGCTTTGGAGTGTATCCGGCGTGGAGCGCGAATATGCCGTTGAGGTGTCTCGCCACGCGGGACACGCGGCCTTCGGCGGTTCTCCCTCGGACCAGAGCGTCGTGCAGGCCATACAGGCCATCAAGGCGCGAGGGTTCAAGGTCACGCTCTACCCATTCGTCATGATGGACGTTCCGGCGGAGAACACTTCCCCCGACCCATATGGCGGAGGCTATCAACCGGCATATCCGTGGCGGGGGCGCATTACCTCCCATCCCGCGCCCGGACTGGCCGGATCGGCTGACAGGACGAGCGCGGCGCGCACTCAGGTGGCGGCCTTCTGCGGCACGGTCGCACGCACGGCTTTCAGCGTGTCTGGCACGAGCGTGACATATGGCGGGCCGGTGGGCGAATGGCGCTATCGAAGGCTGGTGCTCCACTATGCCCATCTCGCCAAGGCGGCAGGCGGCGTCGATGCGTTCCTGATCGGATCGGAGTTGCGCGGGCTGACCCGGCTGCGCGACGCAGCGGGCGCGTTCCCGTTCGTGGAGCAGCTTTGCGCGATGGCGGCGGATGTGCGCGCAGTCCTCGGCAGTGCGACGAAAATCAGCTATGGCGCGGACTGGAGCGAATATTTCGGCTACCAGCCCGAGGACGGCAGCGGCGACGTTCTCTACAATCTCGATGCGCTGTGGTCGCATCCGGCCATCGATGCAATCGGCATCGACAATTACATGCCGCTGTCGGACTGGCGCGACGGCGACGAATATGGCGGCCACCCCGACGAGGTCACGGGACCTTACGATCCCGCCGGAATGCGGGCCGCGATTGCGGGAGGGGAAGGGTTCGACTGGTACTATGCCAGCACCGCCGACCGGGCTGCACGCACGCGCAGCCCGATCACCGACGGCGCATATGGCAAGCCCTGGGTCTACCGCTACAAGGACATCGTTTCGTGGTGGTCCAACGCGCATCATGACCGGCACGCAGGCGTGGAGTCCGCCGGGGCGACGGCGTGGGTTCCTCGCTCCAAACCGATCTGGTTCACGGAAATCGGCTGTCCCGCCATCGACAAGGGACCGAACCAGCCCAATGTGTTTTACGATCCCAAATCGACGGAAAGCGCGCTTCCCTATTTCTCGAATGGCGGGCGCAGCGATTTCGCGCAAAAGCAGTTCATCAAGACGCATTTGGACTATTGGAACCCGGCGGCGGAAGGCTTTGAAAACGCTGCGAATCCGGTTTCCGATATCTATGGCGGGCGCATGCTCGATCCGGGCAGGCTCTACATCTGGGCCTGGGACGCGCGGCCCTTTCCGGCCTTTCCGCTGCGCTCCGATGTGTGGGCCGATGGCGGCCTGTGGCAACTCGGGCACTGGCTGAACGGACGGGCCGAAGCCGTCGCCATCGGCGAACTGATCAACGCGATCCTCACCGATCACGGGCTGCCGCCGGCTGACGTGTCGGCAGTCAGCGGCACCGCGCAGGGCTATCTCGTCGCGGACCCGACGACCGCGCGTTCTTCGCTGGAGTCGCTGGTCGACATATTCGGGCTGGACGTATGGGAAGGCGCGGACGGCCTCGTGTTCGCCGATGCGAGCGCGGTGCGTCCGGTCACAATCATCGAGGAACTTGCGGCGGAAGAGGGCAGCCCGGTTGTGGAGGCCACGCGGATGCCGGACTTCGACCTGCCGGCAGAATTGTTGATCGCCTATCGCGATCCTTTGCTGGCCTATCAATCCGCGACTGCGCGGCAGGCGCGGCCCGGTGCGAAGGGCAGCCGGCAGGATTTCCTGAGCTTTCAGGGCAGTCTCGATGCCGCGCAGGCGGCCAGCCTGCTCGAACGGCGCATCAGCGATGGCTGGTCGGACCGGCAGACCATTTCCTTTGCGGTGGCCGCATCCACGCCGGGCACGCAGCCGGGTGCGCATGTCAGGCTGGCGCCGCTCGGGGCGGACGCCGACTATGTGGTGCAGCAGGTCGAAGAAGGGTTGACGCGCCGCATCGTTGCACGACCGGCACGGCCCTATGCGCCGTCTGGGTGGGTGCCCGACCTGCCTGTTGCGCCCGCGCTGCCTACCGTCGCCGGAACGCCGCTCGCGCTGCTGCTGGACCTGCCAATGATGCCGGGCGTCACAAGTGCGACCGACCAGTTCCGTATTGCCTTGTGGCAGAAGCCGTGGACCTTGCAGGCCATGTATGTGTCGCCCGAAACGACCGGCTACGTATTCCGTGGATCGGTCCGGCAGGCAGCCAATGCGGGCAGGCTGGTGGCCGCGCTCGGCAGCGGATTTGAAGGGCGGTTTGACCGCGCGGCAACGATCGAGGTCGAACTGTTCGACAGCGAGGCGGCAAGTGCCAGCCGCTTGCAGGTGCTGAACGGCGCGAACGCGGTCGCGATCAGGGCGCTGAACGGGCAATGGGAAATCGCGCAGTTCGAGACGGCGGAGGAAATCGAGCCCAACAAATGGCGCTTCTCCAGCTTGCTGCGCGGGCAACTCGGCACCGGGGATGCCGCCGTCGCAGGCGCGGCCATCGGCGCGGATGTGGTGCTGCTGGACGCAGCGGTCGGTCCCGCCGGGCTGAAGGCGGGCGAGGTCGGCCTTGCCCTCAACTGGCGTACGGGACCGGCCACGGGCGACTTCTCGAACGAAAACATGGCGACTGTCACTGCCGTGGGCGGGGTCCGCGCGCTGCTGCCGCTGTCGCCCGTGCACCTGACGTGCCGGCGCGCCGCTTCAGGCGATTTCCAACTAAGCTGGACAAGGCGCAGCCGCATCGACGCCGATGACTGGGACATGGCCGATGTGCCGCTCGGCGAAGAAAGCGAGCGCTACCGGGTCGAGATACTCAATCCCGGCGGCAGCATCGTGCGAAGCGCCGAGGTCGCCGGTCCCGCCTGGAGCTATGGCGGCGCGCTCGCGGCGGCGGACCTGCCGACAGCCGCGTCGTTTGCCCTTCGCGTCACGCAGATCGGCACTGGTGGCCGCGCTGGGCTGCCCGCGACCCGGACTTTTTCCCTGAATTGA
- a CDS encoding phage tail tape measure protein — protein sequence MENETVSVSIEADTSAFQTQMERLQTIAGSFGSILTSGLRSAAVSGKELDDVLRQIGLNIAGMALNRGLAPLGNMFNSMFSGLFGGITGFAKGGVPGKVVPFASGGVVSSPSYFPMGGGLGLMGEAGSEAIMPLQRTADGRLGVASNGGAAPMNVVFNVNAQDASSFRKSESQITGMLARAVRRGARSL from the coding sequence ATGGAAAACGAAACGGTGAGCGTGTCGATCGAGGCGGACACAAGCGCGTTCCAGACGCAGATGGAGCGGCTGCAAACGATTGCAGGCAGCTTCGGCTCGATCCTGACCTCCGGCCTGCGCAGCGCGGCGGTCAGCGGAAAGGAACTGGACGATGTGCTGCGCCAGATCGGGCTGAACATTGCGGGCATGGCGCTGAACAGGGGCCTCGCCCCGCTCGGCAACATGTTCAATTCGATGTTCTCCGGCCTGTTCGGAGGGATCACCGGGTTCGCCAAGGGCGGCGTGCCCGGGAAGGTGGTCCCGTTTGCGAGCGGCGGCGTGGTGTCATCGCCGAGCTATTTTCCCATGGGTGGCGGGCTCGGCCTGATGGGCGAGGCGGGCTCAGAGGCGATCATGCCCTTGCAGCGGACCGCTGACGGCAGGCTGGGTGTTGCATCGAATGGCGGCGCGGCCCCCATGAACGTGGTGTTCAACGTCAACGCGCAGGATGCCTCGTCCTTCCGCAAATCCGAATCCCAGATCACCGGAATGCTGGCGCGCGCCGTCAGGCGCGGCGCGCGATCGCTATAG
- a CDS encoding phage tail assembly chaperone, which translates to MKAAAGRPRPFPWADAMAVGLGLLRLSPADFWSMTPREFERAWSVLRPQSGSAPSRGELEALMNLFPDKEAQWKTKR; encoded by the coding sequence TTGAAAGCCGCAGCGGGCCGCCCCCGGCCTTTTCCCTGGGCCGACGCGATGGCGGTCGGGCTTGGCCTGCTGCGGCTTTCGCCAGCCGACTTCTGGTCGATGACACCGCGCGAGTTCGAGCGTGCGTGGAGTGTGCTGCGACCGCAAAGCGGCAGCGCGCCGTCGCGCGGCGAGCTTGAAGCATTGATGAACCTGTTTCCCGACAAGGAGGCGCAATGGAAAACGAAACGGTGA
- a CDS encoding phage major tail protein, TP901-1 family translates to MGAQKGKDLLLKVDTGEPDGYVTVAGLRSRKLAFNSQTVDITDQDSAGRWRELLAGAGVQRASVSGSGIFKDAQSDAKIREAFFAGEISGWQVIVPDFGTVQGPFQITALEYSGSHDGEVSFEIALESAGEVSFAEAI, encoded by the coding sequence TTGGGTGCTCAGAAAGGAAAGGACCTTCTCTTGAAGGTCGATACGGGTGAGCCGGACGGCTATGTCACCGTGGCGGGGCTGCGTTCGCGAAAGCTCGCCTTCAACAGCCAGACCGTGGACATCACCGACCAGGATTCGGCGGGCCGCTGGCGGGAATTGCTGGCGGGCGCAGGTGTCCAGCGCGCCTCGGTCAGCGGTTCCGGCATTTTCAAGGATGCGCAATCCGACGCGAAGATTCGCGAGGCGTTCTTTGCGGGCGAAATTTCGGGCTGGCAGGTGATCGTTCCCGATTTCGGCACGGTGCAAGGCCCGTTCCAGATCACGGCGCTCGAATATTCCGGCAGCCATGACGGCGAGGTGAGTTTCGAGATCGCGCTGGAATCAGCGGGCGAGGTCAGCTTCGCGGAGGCGATATGA
- a CDS encoding response regulator transcription factor: MRILVVEDDKNLNRQICDALTDAGYAVDRAFDGEEGHFLGDTEPYDAVILDIGLPQMDGISVVERWRRDGRKMPVLMLTARDRWSDKVAGIDAGADDYVAKPFHIEEVLARLRALIRRAAGHASSELSCGPLRLDTKASKADIDGVPLKLTSHEFRLLAYLMHHMGEVVSRTELVEHLYDQDFDRDSNTIEVFVGRLRKKMGIDMIETVRGMGYRMREPGN; the protein is encoded by the coding sequence ATGCGCATTCTGGTTGTCGAGGACGACAAGAACCTGAACAGGCAGATCTGTGACGCGCTGACCGACGCGGGCTACGCCGTGGACCGCGCCTTCGATGGCGAGGAGGGGCACTTTCTCGGCGATACTGAACCCTATGATGCCGTGATACTGGATATCGGCCTGCCGCAGATGGACGGGATCAGCGTGGTCGAGCGGTGGCGGCGGGACGGGCGCAAGATGCCTGTCCTGATGCTGACCGCCCGCGACAGATGGAGCGACAAGGTGGCGGGCATCGATGCGGGCGCCGACGATTATGTCGCAAAGCCCTTTCATATCGAGGAAGTGCTGGCCCGCCTGCGGGCGCTGATACGGCGCGCGGCGGGACATGCCTCGTCGGAATTGTCCTGCGGGCCGCTCAGGCTCGACACCAAGGCGTCGAAGGCCGACATAGACGGCGTGCCGCTCAAGCTGACCTCGCACGAGTTCCGCCTGCTCGCCTACCTCATGCACCACATGGGCGAGGTGGTGTCGAGGACCGAACTGGTGGAGCATCTGTATGATCAGGATTTCGATCGCGATTCCAATACGATAGAAGTGTTTGTGGGACGCCTTCGCAAGAAGATGGGCATCGACATGATCGAAACGGTGCGCGGCATGGGCTACCGTATGCGCGAGCCCGGAAACTGA